A single window of Halobacillus naozhouensis DNA harbors:
- a CDS encoding alpha-amylase family glycosyl hydrolase, translated as MKDELIDQIANHLEDIYGKRDGEVINKFQELMEQWSKKEWTTPAAPTEQNIYLITYGDSIYEEGRPTLPTLHKFLKEEVGGTITDVHLLPMFPYTSDDGFSVSDYRTIHTELGDWSDIQNFSDDYRLMFDFVANHMSQSSEWFQKYLEDDPKYKNFFIPKDPDFISEHVVRPRTSPLYHEYGTEGKTAWTTFSKDQVDVNFANPDVLIEMTDILLSYAQQGATSIRLDAIGFIWKESGTSCIHLPQAHAIIQLWNTVMNAFQPNTQIITETNVPHQENISYFGSGTNEANMVYQFTLPPLVLYSFMKHDASKLTQWAQTIEPVSEEATYFNFLASHDGIGMRPTEGLLKEDEKQELVDQVKANGGDVSYKSNPDGSQSVYELNINYSEALKNKEEDLTVEDEVQKMLAAHSVLLSVIGVPAIYYHSLLGSKNDEHGMAESGIPRRINREKLQVNKIREELQTGPRRSSIFSGLQEMIEIRKKEAAFSPYADQEVLNIDPRIFALKRMDPKSGEEVFFVVNTSREEVEVEMPFKGTDLFHNRKVEGSVVLSGYGYTWVKKEGDN; from the coding sequence ATGAAAGATGAACTCATCGATCAGATTGCCAATCATCTTGAAGACATTTATGGCAAAAGGGATGGCGAGGTGATCAATAAATTTCAAGAACTGATGGAACAGTGGTCCAAAAAAGAGTGGACGACCCCAGCTGCGCCAACAGAACAGAACATTTACCTCATTACATATGGTGACAGCATATACGAAGAGGGGAGACCAACTCTCCCGACATTGCACAAATTTTTGAAGGAAGAAGTCGGCGGCACCATTACGGATGTTCATCTATTACCGATGTTCCCTTACACTTCGGATGATGGTTTTTCCGTAAGCGACTATAGAACGATTCATACAGAGTTAGGAGACTGGAGTGACATTCAAAACTTTTCCGATGATTATCGGCTGATGTTTGATTTTGTAGCCAACCATATGTCGCAATCCAGTGAATGGTTTCAAAAGTATCTTGAAGATGATCCCAAGTACAAAAACTTCTTTATTCCCAAGGATCCAGACTTTATTAGTGAACATGTAGTGCGCCCTAGAACTTCGCCGCTTTATCATGAATACGGTACGGAAGGGAAAACAGCCTGGACAACCTTTAGTAAGGACCAAGTAGACGTTAACTTTGCGAATCCAGATGTGTTAATCGAAATGACAGATATCCTGCTGTCTTACGCCCAGCAAGGCGCAACCAGTATCCGGTTAGATGCGATCGGCTTTATATGGAAGGAATCAGGAACGTCCTGCATTCACTTGCCACAGGCTCATGCCATTATTCAGTTATGGAATACGGTCATGAATGCATTTCAGCCGAATACCCAGATCATTACTGAGACGAACGTTCCTCACCAAGAAAACATTAGCTACTTTGGGAGCGGAACGAATGAAGCGAACATGGTGTACCAGTTTACACTGCCCCCACTGGTTCTTTATAGTTTCATGAAGCATGATGCATCAAAGCTAACCCAATGGGCTCAAACCATTGAACCCGTATCTGAAGAAGCTACTTACTTCAATTTCCTGGCCAGTCATGATGGCATAGGCATGCGCCCTACAGAGGGATTGTTAAAGGAAGACGAAAAGCAAGAGCTCGTCGATCAGGTAAAAGCAAATGGCGGAGATGTTTCGTATAAAAGTAATCCAGACGGAAGCCAATCTGTCTATGAGTTAAACATCAATTATTCGGAAGCCTTAAAAAATAAGGAAGAAGACCTTACCGTAGAAGACGAAGTTCAAAAAATGCTAGCAGCTCATTCCGTTTTACTATCCGTCATCGGTGTACCCGCTATTTACTATCATTCCTTACTAGGTTCAAAAAATGATGAGCATGGTATGGCAGAGTCAGGGATTCCACGCCGAATCAATAGAGAAAAGCTCCAAGTTAATAAGATTCGTGAGGAACTTCAAACGGGTCCCCGTCGTTCTAGTATCTTTTCAGGACTTCAAGAAATGATAGAGATTCGTAAAAAAGAAGCGGCGTTTTCACCGTATGCAGATCAAGAAGTACTCAATATAGATCCTCGTATTTTTGCTTTAAAGAGAATGGATCCTAAGTCAGGGGAGGAAGTTTTCTTTGTTGTTAACACGTCAAGGGAAGAGGTTGAAGTAGAGATGCCATTCAAGGGAACCGATTTATTTCATAATAGAAAAGTAGAAGGTTCTGTTGTTCTTTCAGGTTACGGGTATACGTGGGTTAAGAAAGAGGGAGACAATTAA
- a CDS encoding AAA domain-containing protein, which translates to MKSINTMEKAKNFFEYMLSLNKLVGKVVRDYKEFDKNWDLNELNDLEGCYTFEDCQKEEHVLEIHRPVINERDEKPPKPDKLISQWINFDYNNETSNPSYKVEKVATDDDGNQIKEIFSENSKRKQSYQAWVAEWKEWAANLKEKRTVLRLYEEYFELISRFEKEGEALEFIYGTGIFCWKHPDPKIGTIRSPLITTKLELELDADRGIITANQVDETIKVENEMFSGVQLPNMDQVNELTSSIQASGITEDFSDFYTQFVNLIDANGEYIAEPTNIKPQKHPTIYDYSIFSLRSKNTRVLREDLEQIIEEISLGEEFELSETVLSILGEESDLAEDNVEETEKDKLDSMEKNLYFPLESNEQQKEIVNRVEHHHGVTVQGPPGTGKTHTIANLVSHFLSEGKKILITSQKESPLKVLKNKIPKEIRDLCVPVLGGGRESLQEIEQSIRTISEKLGEVDVQKLERVIERNKDNLDRSKRNESKLKSQIKEYAEKEGTSIQYKGERLYKYDVAKRLSESTIDYFWIQDDVPLDGRFPLQAPDFKEMWALRGELHKDDLSLVLKKLPVVDEQIRNSESFSSFMDGGESLVDSNDIGRNILETYQLPSNETVLEPLLASINATIHVSEILSDNEYQAVIEDLRAGGGREQRWRTLIEETEFAKQKLFEYYNQLVTHKVDLPHKDLSVLREELEIAKERLKSGKKPNFFFFMLKGKSCKYLFEEPVIDGKSVNTLEDIVPLETYLKYEELKQETARKFNGNMEEIGHSIIELKEKRFPYLLEDRLNELKSIQESIDAVISFKEEVADYNFDELDPYSPKDNKKLKAEMETAIEHLKYRNWDQEFYKEHKLLKELSDEGEMHPITEEFTAAFERKDRAKWSELLTSLQTLQEKQVNVKQFYQLLDPLKRSLPLTRKWIEFSVGKRIDFPEEYKEAFELKKLQTWLDETKDMNVAFLKGQIEDEHKEQRKLVREIVSAATWKNQVQSITAREKRALSAWKSYIKRFGQGTGKYAQNHLQDAREEMKTAQSAIPVWIMPVNQVIENFPVTNNKFDVIIFDESSQCDLFSVNVLMRGNKVIVVGDDEQISPQSIGINQEDVYDLTRRYMTGIPNATLFDGNISLYEIAEQTFPKEGKLMLREHFRCVPEIIQYSNDLSYGGEMIPLRLPLEDEKIDPPVHAVKVDEGYNDERNKDINLPEAEAIVGDIAEMIEDPKFNDQTIGVITLQGQKQHRLIENLIREKIGDRDFVKRKIICGNPYTLQGDERDIVFLSMVVAPDRNFRALTKSSDKQRFNVAASRAKNQMRLYHSVELERLNPDDLRYKLLSYCKNPTRLNEQVENLEEKCDSPFEIDVLRMILAKGYKVTPQVQVGRYRIDFVIEGLRDRLAVECDGERWHGPEKFEEDMQRQESLERAGWKFWRVRGREFYFDRTKAMESLWEQLNEMGIEPVYNHSVPS; encoded by the coding sequence TTGAAATCAATTAACACCATGGAGAAAGCTAAGAATTTTTTTGAATATATGCTTTCCTTGAATAAGCTTGTTGGGAAAGTAGTTAGAGATTACAAAGAATTTGATAAAAACTGGGACTTGAATGAACTTAATGATTTGGAAGGCTGTTATACCTTTGAAGATTGTCAGAAAGAGGAGCATGTTTTAGAGATACATAGACCGGTCATTAACGAAAGAGATGAAAAACCTCCAAAGCCAGACAAGTTAATCTCTCAGTGGATTAATTTTGATTATAACAATGAAACTAGCAATCCATCATATAAAGTTGAAAAAGTTGCTACAGATGATGATGGAAACCAAATTAAAGAAATATTTTCTGAAAACAGTAAGCGAAAGCAATCCTACCAGGCGTGGGTTGCTGAATGGAAGGAATGGGCGGCTAATTTAAAAGAGAAAAGAACTGTCTTGCGTCTTTATGAGGAGTACTTTGAGCTGATTTCTCGCTTTGAAAAAGAGGGAGAGGCTCTCGAATTTATTTATGGAACTGGAATTTTCTGTTGGAAGCATCCAGATCCGAAAATTGGAACTATTCGTTCTCCACTTATTACAACAAAACTGGAACTGGAGCTTGATGCTGATAGAGGTATCATCACTGCCAATCAAGTCGATGAAACCATAAAGGTTGAAAATGAAATGTTCTCGGGCGTGCAACTTCCAAATATGGACCAAGTGAATGAATTGACTTCTAGCATCCAAGCTAGCGGGATAACCGAAGACTTTTCGGACTTCTATACCCAATTCGTTAATTTAATAGATGCCAATGGGGAATACATAGCAGAACCTACTAATATCAAGCCACAAAAACATCCTACCATTTATGATTATTCTATTTTTTCTTTAAGAAGCAAAAATACAAGGGTATTACGAGAGGATTTAGAGCAAATAATCGAAGAAATTTCTTTAGGTGAAGAATTTGAGCTCTCTGAAACGGTTCTATCCATTTTGGGTGAAGAAAGTGACCTTGCAGAAGATAACGTAGAAGAGACTGAAAAAGATAAATTAGATTCAATGGAGAAAAATCTATATTTTCCCCTAGAGTCTAATGAACAACAAAAAGAAATCGTTAATAGAGTTGAACATCATCATGGTGTCACTGTTCAAGGACCTCCAGGAACAGGGAAGACTCATACAATCGCGAATCTCGTATCACATTTTCTTTCTGAAGGGAAAAAGATATTAATCACGAGTCAAAAGGAGAGTCCTTTAAAAGTATTAAAGAACAAGATACCTAAAGAAATTCGTGATTTATGTGTACCTGTACTTGGCGGAGGAAGAGAATCCTTGCAAGAAATTGAGCAATCTATTCGTACCATTAGTGAAAAGCTAGGAGAAGTAGATGTTCAAAAGCTTGAAAGAGTGATTGAGAGAAATAAGGATAATTTAGATCGAAGCAAGCGAAATGAATCAAAGTTAAAAAGCCAAATCAAAGAATATGCCGAAAAAGAGGGTACTTCCATTCAATATAAAGGAGAAAGATTATATAAGTATGATGTAGCTAAACGTCTTTCAGAATCTACTATTGATTACTTCTGGATCCAAGATGACGTGCCTCTAGACGGGAGATTTCCGTTGCAAGCTCCAGATTTTAAAGAAATGTGGGCTTTAAGGGGTGAGTTACATAAAGATGATTTATCTTTAGTTCTTAAGAAACTTCCAGTGGTAGATGAACAGATTAGGAATAGTGAATCGTTCTCCTCTTTCATGGACGGAGGAGAAAGTTTAGTTGATTCTAACGATATTGGAAGGAACATATTGGAAACCTATCAGCTTCCGAGTAATGAAACTGTACTTGAACCATTACTAGCGAGTATCAACGCAACAATCCATGTTTCAGAGATCTTAAGTGATAATGAATATCAAGCTGTTATTGAAGACTTACGTGCGGGAGGCGGACGTGAGCAGCGTTGGCGGACATTAATTGAGGAAACAGAATTCGCGAAGCAAAAACTATTTGAATACTACAACCAACTTGTTACTCATAAAGTAGATCTACCTCATAAAGATTTATCCGTTTTAAGAGAAGAATTAGAAATTGCGAAAGAACGCTTAAAGTCTGGCAAAAAGCCAAATTTCTTCTTTTTTATGCTTAAGGGGAAGTCATGCAAGTATTTGTTTGAAGAACCTGTGATTGATGGGAAGTCAGTCAACACGTTAGAGGATATTGTGCCGCTTGAAACCTACCTGAAATATGAAGAGCTTAAACAAGAAACCGCTCGTAAATTCAATGGAAATATGGAAGAGATAGGGCATTCCATCATAGAACTGAAAGAGAAAAGGTTCCCTTACCTTCTAGAGGATCGGTTAAATGAACTTAAATCAATCCAAGAGTCGATTGATGCAGTTATTTCATTCAAAGAGGAAGTTGCCGATTATAACTTTGATGAACTAGATCCATACTCACCAAAAGATAATAAAAAGTTAAAAGCAGAGATGGAAACAGCCATTGAACACCTGAAGTACCGTAATTGGGACCAGGAGTTTTACAAGGAGCATAAACTTTTAAAAGAATTAAGTGACGAGGGAGAGATGCATCCGATTACGGAAGAGTTTACGGCTGCATTTGAGAGAAAGGATCGTGCTAAATGGAGTGAACTTTTAACAAGTTTACAAACATTGCAAGAGAAACAAGTGAACGTAAAACAGTTTTATCAGTTGCTCGATCCATTAAAACGATCCTTGCCTCTAACTAGAAAGTGGATCGAATTTTCAGTTGGAAAACGAATTGATTTTCCAGAAGAATACAAAGAAGCCTTTGAGCTTAAGAAGTTGCAAACGTGGTTAGATGAAACAAAGGATATGAATGTTGCCTTTCTAAAAGGCCAAATAGAAGACGAGCATAAAGAACAAAGAAAACTCGTGCGCGAAATCGTAAGTGCGGCCACCTGGAAGAATCAAGTGCAATCTATAACAGCGAGGGAGAAGAGAGCACTGTCTGCATGGAAGTCTTATATTAAGCGGTTTGGCCAGGGAACAGGTAAGTATGCGCAGAACCATTTACAGGATGCTAGAGAAGAGATGAAAACGGCTCAAAGCGCGATCCCTGTATGGATTATGCCAGTCAACCAAGTGATTGAAAACTTTCCTGTTACCAATAATAAGTTTGATGTCATTATCTTCGATGAAAGTAGCCAATGCGATTTATTCTCCGTCAATGTATTAATGCGGGGAAATAAAGTGATTGTAGTGGGCGATGATGAACAAATTAGTCCTCAATCAATTGGAATCAATCAAGAGGACGTTTATGACCTCACAAGACGGTACATGACGGGCATCCCGAATGCAACTTTGTTTGATGGGAATATCTCGTTATATGAAATTGCTGAACAAACTTTCCCTAAAGAAGGAAAGTTAATGCTACGTGAACACTTCCGTTGTGTACCCGAGATTATCCAGTATTCCAATGACTTAAGCTACGGTGGGGAAATGATTCCTTTGCGATTGCCGTTAGAAGATGAAAAAATTGATCCACCCGTGCACGCTGTAAAAGTCGATGAAGGCTACAATGATGAGAGGAATAAAGACATTAACCTTCCAGAAGCGGAGGCCATCGTTGGTGACATCGCAGAAATGATCGAAGACCCTAAATTTAATGATCAAACGATTGGTGTCATAACCCTCCAAGGTCAGAAACAACATAGACTAATCGAGAATTTGATTCGTGAAAAAATTGGGGACCGTGATTTTGTAAAACGTAAAATCATTTGCGGGAATCCTTACACCTTACAAGGGGATGAAAGAGATATAGTATTTCTATCCATGGTCGTAGCTCCTGATCGGAATTTTAGAGCCTTAACAAAATCCTCTGATAAACAACGTTTTAATGTTGCGGCAAGTAGAGCCAAGAACCAGATGAGACTCTACCACTCCGTAGAATTGGAACGGTTAAATCCAGATGATTTACGATATAAATTGTTGAGCTACTGTAAGAATCCAACACGTCTTAATGAACAAGTCGAAAACTTAGAAGAGAAGTGTGATTCTCCATTTGAAATTGACGTCCTTCGAATGATTTTAGCTAAAGGTTATAAAGTAACTCCGCAGGTACAAGTGGGCCGCTATCGAATCGACTTTGTGATTGAAGGCTTACGTGACCGTTTAGCCGTTGAATGTGACGGGGAACGATGGCATGGTCCTGAGAAGTTTGAAGAGGATATGCAACGGCAAGAATCACTTGAACGTGCTGGTTGGAAGTTTTGGAGGGTCCGGGGAAGAGAATTTTATTTTGATCGGACAAAAGCAATGGAAAGTTTATGGGAACAATTGAATGAGATGGGGATTGAACCTGTTTATAATCATTCAGTTCCTAGTTGA
- the pgmB gene encoding beta-phosphoglucomutase encodes MKSQQIEAVVFDLDGVITDTAHYHYLAWKQLADELGIPFDESFNENLKGVSRVESLTLILANGNQADAYTDSEIEDLANRKNEYYKRLIQQLTPEDMLPGMKELIEEIRSEHIPVGLASVSKNAQTVLHALEIEHLFDYCADAAKIKQSKPDPEIFLTVCEALEADPEHSIGVEDAKVGVQSIQSSGMCAVGVGSYLDQADLMVNDTTELSWTQMKRAYLHQ; translated from the coding sequence ATGAAATCACAACAAATAGAAGCCGTCGTTTTTGATCTGGATGGGGTGATAACCGATACCGCCCATTATCATTATTTAGCTTGGAAACAGCTGGCTGATGAATTAGGAATTCCTTTTGACGAAAGCTTTAATGAAAACCTAAAAGGTGTAAGCCGAGTCGAGTCTCTTACACTGATTCTAGCCAATGGAAACCAGGCAGATGCTTATACGGATTCGGAAATAGAAGACTTAGCCAATCGAAAGAATGAGTATTATAAAAGATTGATCCAGCAGCTTACCCCTGAGGACATGTTACCCGGCATGAAGGAACTAATTGAAGAGATTAGAAGTGAACACATCCCTGTTGGGTTAGCTTCAGTATCAAAAAACGCCCAAACCGTCCTGCATGCCTTGGAAATCGAGCACTTATTTGATTACTGTGCGGATGCAGCTAAAATTAAACAATCCAAACCAGATCCGGAAATTTTCCTAACCGTATGTGAAGCGCTGGAAGCGGATCCTGAACACTCGATAGGGGTCGAAGATGCGAAGGTTGGGGTTCAGTCGATCCAATCGAGCGGCATGTGTGCGGTAGGTGTGGGCTCCTATCTTGACCAAGCGGATTTGATGGTAAACGATACAACAGAGCTTTCCTGGACACAAATGAAGCGTGCTTATTTACATCAATAG
- a CDS encoding glycoside hydrolase family 65 protein produces MRNLKLSEDHFDLKKINKYATLMTLGNGYMGIRGTHEEDYPIQKRGLFVAGIYNNSSTEEPEEIVNLPDVMGIDLEIDGEVFSSLKGKTISYDRTLHMDRGELTKDVVWEREDGLRLQFTFRRLASKHDVQVLASKVSIESLNRDVTITLRTGIDAQQTNFGRQHLLEDHVQVHDETYMQGTYTTTRSHQTIGLFSTCTYSKSCDVHFFAKNRQLLCESTAALKKNEPFHMEKLNAVYTSIDQRVDDLKEVGLAKVKQLSEEGYERILQQSENAWEDFWNERRIEIHSSNPMDQQAIDFAQYHLEIMAPKHNPNLSVAAKGLTGEGYKGHVFWDSEIFILPYHLYNDPKAAKQLLEYRYNRLPEARERAKANGHEGAQFPWESARTGKEETPAYAAINIKTGERQKVASALAEHHIVADIAYAVLHYYQVTNDEEFMAAKGLTMLEETSKFWLSRTSERDGQLHLLNVIGPDEYTEFIDNNAYTNYLAHYIVKQTLQVLDAINELNEEFRKAAEDFLNRLYLPKENADQLIPQDGTFLRKPAIDLSKYKKNQGSQSILLDYSRGEVNEMQILKQADVVMLLYLFPDLFSKETIERNFTYYEEKTIHDSSLSKAIHSILAMRCGQEELAYQLFQEACLIDLGPNPHSSDEGIHAASLGSIWLAVFSFLNLSFEQERIKLNPTLPQAWSSFKFPFHYKGRKITVEMNQDALWLEKVGGDPIDLEIGKQRYQLIDHLEIPLHKDNELHKERT; encoded by the coding sequence ATGAGGAATTTGAAGCTTTCCGAAGACCATTTTGATCTCAAAAAAATAAACAAATATGCGACGCTTATGACGCTCGGAAATGGATACATGGGCATTCGGGGCACACATGAGGAAGACTATCCGATTCAAAAGCGTGGATTATTTGTCGCAGGTATTTATAACAATTCGAGCACAGAAGAACCCGAGGAAATAGTGAACCTTCCAGATGTCATGGGGATAGATCTAGAAATTGATGGAGAAGTCTTCTCTTCATTGAAGGGAAAAACGATTTCTTATGACCGAACACTTCACATGGATAGAGGAGAACTAACAAAGGATGTGGTTTGGGAAAGAGAAGATGGCCTACGTCTGCAATTTACGTTTCGCAGATTAGCCTCTAAACACGATGTCCAGGTGCTAGCTTCAAAAGTGAGTATTGAGAGCTTGAACAGGGACGTAACGATTACATTGCGGACAGGCATTGATGCGCAGCAAACGAACTTTGGCCGCCAGCATTTGCTGGAAGATCATGTTCAAGTCCATGACGAAACCTATATGCAAGGTACGTACACAACAACACGATCGCATCAAACCATTGGCTTATTTTCGACATGCACCTATTCAAAGAGCTGTGATGTCCATTTTTTTGCAAAAAACCGCCAGCTGCTATGTGAATCTACAGCTGCATTAAAGAAAAACGAACCGTTTCATATGGAAAAACTCAATGCGGTGTATACAAGTATCGATCAAAGAGTTGATGATCTAAAAGAAGTCGGCTTAGCAAAGGTGAAACAATTATCCGAAGAAGGATATGAACGGATCCTACAACAATCAGAAAACGCCTGGGAGGATTTCTGGAACGAACGGCGAATTGAGATCCATTCCAGCAATCCTATGGATCAGCAGGCGATTGATTTTGCTCAGTATCACTTGGAGATTATGGCTCCGAAACATAACCCTAACCTTAGTGTGGCAGCGAAAGGGTTAACGGGTGAAGGCTATAAAGGGCACGTTTTCTGGGATTCAGAAATCTTTATCTTACCTTATCATCTTTATAATGATCCAAAGGCAGCTAAACAATTGCTGGAATACCGGTATAATAGGTTACCAGAAGCCAGAGAGCGAGCGAAGGCAAATGGACATGAGGGGGCCCAGTTTCCATGGGAGAGCGCACGGACAGGAAAGGAAGAAACCCCTGCTTATGCGGCCATCAATATAAAAACCGGCGAACGGCAAAAAGTGGCCTCAGCCTTAGCGGAGCATCACATTGTAGCCGATATCGCCTATGCTGTTCTTCATTATTATCAAGTAACCAATGACGAGGAGTTCATGGCAGCGAAAGGGTTGACGATGCTTGAAGAAACGAGCAAGTTTTGGCTGAGCCGCACATCAGAACGTGACGGTCAATTGCACCTGTTAAACGTTATCGGTCCAGATGAATATACAGAGTTTATTGATAACAATGCTTATACGAATTACTTGGCCCATTATATTGTAAAACAAACACTGCAAGTATTGGATGCAATCAACGAGCTGAATGAAGAATTTCGAAAGGCAGCGGAAGATTTTCTGAACCGTTTGTATTTACCGAAAGAGAATGCTGACCAGCTTATTCCCCAAGATGGTACATTTTTAAGAAAACCTGCGATTGACTTATCCAAGTATAAAAAGAATCAAGGCAGCCAGTCGATTCTGCTGGATTACTCCAGAGGCGAAGTAAACGAGATGCAAATCTTGAAGCAAGCAGATGTCGTCATGCTGTTATATCTTTTTCCTGATTTATTTTCTAAAGAAACCATTGAGAGGAACTTTACGTATTATGAAGAGAAGACGATCCATGATTCTTCGTTAAGTAAAGCGATTCATTCCATTCTGGCGATGAGATGTGGTCAGGAGGAACTGGCCTACCAGCTCTTCCAGGAAGCCTGCTTAATTGATCTCGGACCGAACCCTCACTCTTCAGATGAAGGGATTCATGCAGCTTCGTTAGGTTCCATCTGGTTGGCCGTCTTTAGTTTCTTGAATTTATCGTTTGAACAGGAACGGATTAAACTGAATCCTACACTTCCTCAAGCATGGTCTTCCTTTAAATTCCCATTCCATTATAAAGGGAGAAAAATTACGGTGGAGATGAATCAGGATGCGTTATGGCTTGAAAAAGTTGGAGGAGACCCGATTGATTTGGAAATCGGGAAGCAACGTTATCAGTTAATCGACCATCTTGAAATTCCCCTGCATAAGGATAATGAATTGCACAAAGAAAGGACTTAA
- a CDS encoding nucleoside triphosphate pyrophosphohydrolase — MPVYNKLVRDRIPEIIEKTGKEFETRILDDKEYIDSLKEKLQEELNEYFTAENDGEALKEMADLLELMHALANFHGASMDKVEGIRKDKAEKRGAFKEQIYLVEVQD, encoded by the coding sequence ATGCCAGTCTATAACAAGCTAGTGCGTGATAGAATTCCAGAAATTATCGAAAAAACAGGGAAGGAATTTGAAACGAGAATTCTGGATGATAAAGAATACATAGATTCACTGAAGGAAAAACTTCAGGAAGAGCTAAACGAATACTTTACAGCGGAAAATGATGGGGAAGCATTAAAGGAAATGGCTGATTTACTAGAATTAATGCATGCCTTGGCAAATTTTCATGGGGCATCTATGGATAAGGTGGAGGGGATTCGTAAGGATAAAGCCGAAAAAAGAGGAGCTTTTAAAGAACAAATCTATCTCGTTGAGGTTCAGGATTGA